A stretch of DNA from Pasteurellaceae bacterium RH1A:
GAAAGCGTGCTCAAAATCCGCTGTGCCCCTATTACCTGGCCTATCGGCTGTGGCAAGCTCTTTAAGGGGGTTTACCACATCGCCAAGGATGAAACCTACCTCTACCAAACCGGCCAGGGCCATACCATTCAAGAAGTCCGCACCATCAAGGGCCTAGACAACCCTGAGCTGGATCAGGCCGTGGGCGATGATTTGGCCAACCAACTGCGGGAAGAGCTAGAGCTTGTCCAAGGGGCCAGCAACGAGTTTGAGCACGAGGCCTTTATCAAGGGCGAATTGACCCCCGTTTTCTTCGGGACAGCCTTGGGTAACTTCGGGGTCGATCACTTCCTAGATGGCCTGACCGAATGGGCACCTAAACCCCAAGCCCGTGAGGCCGATGCCCGCACGGTGGAGAGTTTAGAGGAAAAATTCTCTGGCTTCGTCTTTAAGATCCAGGCCAATATGGATCCGAAACACCGAGACCGTGTGGCCTTTATGCGGGTGGTTTCGGGCAAGTATGAAAAGGGGATGAAGCTCAAGCACGTCCGTATTGGCAAGGATGTGGTGATTTCCGATGCCCTGACCTTTATGGCTGGCGACCGTACCCACGCTGAAGAGGCCTATGCCGGCGATATTATCGGCTTGCACAACCACGGCACTATTCAGATTGGCGACACCTTCACCCAGGGCGAAAACCTCAAGTTCACCGGTATTCCAAACTTTGCCCCTGAACTCTTCCGCCGCATTCGGCTCAAAGATCCGCTCAAGCAGAAGCAGCTCCTCAAGGGCCTGGTGCAACTGTCTGAAGAAGGGGCTGTGCAGGTATTCCGCCCTCTGATGAATAACGATCTTATCGTGGGCGCTGTCGGTGTCCTCCAGTTTGATGTCGTGGTCTCCCGCCTCAAAACCGAGTACAACGTAGAAGCCATTTACGAAAACGTAAACGTGGCTACCGCCCGCTGGGTGGAATGTTCAGATGTGAAAAAATTCGAGGAATTTAAACGCAAGAATGAGCAGAACTTAGCCCTAGATGGCGGTGATAACCTCACCTATATCGCCCCGACCATGGTGAATTTGAATTTGGCTCAGGAGCGTTATCCTGATGTGGCCTTCTTTAAAACACGGGAGCACTAGAGCTTACAAGCGGGTTGAAATTTGCAGGATTTTGCAAATTTTGGCCCGCTTGTATTTTGTGATCTTGATCGAGAAACTTAAAAGGCTAGTTTGCCAAATCAGACAAACTTCTTATACTTAAAATATTTATGGCTAAATAGAGGTTAAAATGGACGAGATTAAGTTATTCGAGCAACAGCAAATTCGCTCAATTTGGGATGAACAAAAACAGGAATGGTTCTTTAGCATTATTGATATTGTTTCTGTACTCACTCAGAGTGCAAATCCCAGTAACTATTGGAAAGTCTTAAAAAGCCGCCTAATAAAAGAGGGAAATCAGTCGGTTACAAATTGTAACCAACTGAAAATGAAATCTTTTAAAGACGGCAAATATTATAAGACCGATGTAGCCAATATGCGGGATATCTTCCGAATCATTCAATCTATTCCCTCTCCTAAGGCAGAGCCATTTAAGCTGTGGCTAGCCCAAGTTGGGCAAGATAGGATAGATGAAATCATTGATCCCGAACTAACCATCGATCGTGCTTTAGAAACCTATATATCTAAGGGTTATACCAAAGAGTGGATTAATCAACGCTTACAGGCTATTCAGGTGCGAAAAGAGTTGACTGATGCTTGGCAAGCTCATGGCGTAAAAGGCAATGAATATGCAATTTTAACTAATGAGATCACAAAAGCTTGGGCAGGCATAAATACTCATGAATATAAAAAACTCAAAGGACTTACAAAAGAAAATTTACGAGATAATATGTC
This window harbors:
- a CDS encoding peptide chain release factor 3; translated protein: MSYPQEVNKRRTFAIISHPDAGKTTITEKVLLYGNAIQTAGSVKGKGSAAHAKSDWMEMEKQRGISITTSVMQFPYNDCLVNLLDTPGHEDFSEDTYRTLTAVDSCLMVIDSAKGVEERTIKLMEVTRLRDTPILTFMNKLDRDIRDPMELLDEVESVLKIRCAPITWPIGCGKLFKGVYHIAKDETYLYQTGQGHTIQEVRTIKGLDNPELDQAVGDDLANQLREELELVQGASNEFEHEAFIKGELTPVFFGTALGNFGVDHFLDGLTEWAPKPQAREADARTVESLEEKFSGFVFKIQANMDPKHRDRVAFMRVVSGKYEKGMKLKHVRIGKDVVISDALTFMAGDRTHAEEAYAGDIIGLHNHGTIQIGDTFTQGENLKFTGIPNFAPELFRRIRLKDPLKQKQLLKGLVQLSEEGAVQVFRPLMNNDLIVGAVGVLQFDVVVSRLKTEYNVEAIYENVNVATARWVECSDVKKFEEFKRKNEQNLALDGGDNLTYIAPTMVNLNLAQERYPDVAFFKTREH
- a CDS encoding phage antirepressor protein, producing the protein MDEIKLFEQQQIRSIWDEQKQEWFFSIIDIVSVLTQSANPSNYWKVLKSRLIKEGNQSVTNCNQLKMKSFKDGKYYKTDVANMRDIFRIIQSIPSPKAEPFKLWLAQVGQDRIDEIIDPELTIDRALETYISKGYTKEWINQRLQAIQVRKELTDAWQAHGVKGNEYAILTNEITKAWAGINTHEYKKLKGLTKENLRDNMSTLELVLNMLAEATTTELTHIEKPQGFDENRNIAKRGGNVAGKARQNIQAESGRSVISSQNATHFIQVIAETANITNKK